A window from Pseudomonas frederiksbergensis encodes these proteins:
- a CDS encoding response regulator → MCPESIAGDHLAGGLILVVEDDPLILEFLCEILQEEGFVVEPHISADAASEYLELHARQVSLLLTDITMPGKLNGADLANLFGDRWPEKPIMIMSGFETPESSGVRHSVSFIKKPWALGQLLDCVEFALKSKDTL, encoded by the coding sequence ATGTGTCCAGAATCGATAGCAGGTGATCACCTTGCTGGCGGGTTGATTCTCGTGGTTGAGGACGACCCGCTGATCCTGGAATTTCTCTGCGAAATTCTTCAGGAAGAAGGCTTTGTGGTTGAACCGCATATCAGTGCAGACGCTGCATCGGAATATCTGGAATTGCATGCACGACAGGTTAGCTTGTTGCTCACGGACATCACCATGCCAGGCAAGCTCAACGGCGCCGATCTGGCCAATCTGTTTGGCGACCGTTGGCCCGAAAAACCGATCATGATCATGTCCGGTTTTGAAACCCCGGAAAGCTCCGGGGTCAGGCATTCGGTGTCGTTCATCAAGAAACCGTGGGCGCTCGGGCAGTTGCTGGACTGTGTGGAATTTGCCTTGAAGTCGAAAGACACCCTATAG
- a CDS encoding DUF1059 domain-containing protein, protein MARKYIDCREFPSDAKCSVALCADSENELLEAAAQHAVSVHKHTDSPELRAQLKTMFHDGTPPVEAPRTA, encoded by the coding sequence ATGGCGCGTAAATACATCGACTGCCGCGAGTTTCCAAGTGATGCCAAATGCTCGGTCGCTCTGTGCGCAGACTCTGAAAACGAACTGCTCGAGGCTGCTGCACAGCATGCGGTCAGTGTTCACAAGCACACCGATTCACCGGAACTGCGTGCTCAATTGAAAACAATGTTTCACGACGGCACGCCGCCTGTTGAAGCACCGCGCACCGCTTAG
- a CDS encoding pentapeptide MXKDX repeat protein encodes MKKLATTVLSMCLAFSAASVFAADAATSNSMSNDSMSKGSMSKDAMHKDTMKKDAMSKDSMSKDAMKKDAMSKDGMKKDAMSKDSMKKDASSY; translated from the coding sequence ATGAAAAAGTTAGCGACCACCGTACTGTCCATGTGCCTGGCGTTTAGCGCCGCCAGCGTGTTTGCCGCTGATGCAGCAACCAGTAACAGCATGAGCAACGACAGCATGAGCAAGGGCTCAATGTCCAAAGACGCGATGCACAAAGACACGATGAAAAAGGACGCCATGTCCAAGGATTCCATGAGCAAGGACGCGATGAAGAAAGACGCCATGTCCAAGGACGGAATGAAAAAGGATGCGATGTCCAAGGACAGCATGAAAAAAGACGCATCGTCGTACTGA
- a CDS encoding molybdopterin-dependent oxidoreductase, producing the protein MKKRIQGSGLDESSILTDARKILAPQIEDRSRRSFLMRGLTLGGVAMLSGCNLTDNESVETALSSMSRFNDRVQGWLFNPNTLAPTYPESMITRPFPFNAFYGIEEAPTVEEEGYRLEVTGMVADKRSWRLEELRAMAQTEQITRHICVEGWSAIGRWGGLRFSDFLRRIGADTDAKYVGFKCADDYYTSIDMATALHSQTLLALTYDGAVLPREYGFPMKLRMPTKLGYKNPKHIQALFVTNTYPGGYWEDQGYNWFAGS; encoded by the coding sequence TCCTCGCACCGCAGATCGAGGACCGCTCGCGACGCTCGTTCCTGATGCGCGGCCTGACCCTCGGCGGCGTGGCCATGTTGTCCGGCTGCAACCTCACCGACAACGAGAGCGTCGAAACCGCGTTGTCCTCCATGTCCCGGTTCAACGATCGGGTCCAGGGCTGGTTGTTCAACCCCAATACCCTGGCACCGACTTATCCCGAGTCAATGATCACCCGGCCGTTTCCGTTCAATGCCTTCTACGGCATCGAGGAGGCGCCGACGGTGGAGGAAGAGGGTTATCGACTGGAAGTGACCGGCATGGTCGCCGACAAGCGCAGCTGGCGCCTGGAAGAACTGCGCGCCATGGCCCAGACCGAACAGATTACCCGGCACATCTGCGTCGAAGGCTGGAGCGCGATCGGGCGCTGGGGCGGCTTACGGTTCAGTGACTTCCTGAGACGGATCGGTGCCGACACGGATGCCAAATATGTCGGCTTCAAATGCGCGGACGACTACTACACCAGCATCGACATGGCCACCGCACTGCATTCGCAAACCTTACTGGCGCTGACCTATGACGGCGCGGTGCTGCCGCGCGAATACGGCTTCCCGATGAAGCTGCGCATGCCCACCAAGCTGGGCTACAAGAACCCCAAACATATTCAGGCGCTTTTCGTCACCAACACTTATCCGGGTGGCTACTGGGAAGACCAGGGCTACAACTGGTTTGCTGGTAGCTGA